Below is a genomic region from Thunnus albacares chromosome 4, fThuAlb1.1, whole genome shotgun sequence.
tctatatttactgtatatacagtgcATTTTCATTTGCATGGGGCAGTTATTTGAGAATATATAAAGGTAAATAGTTCACCAGTATGTGTAGGGGAAAGGTAGcagtgctgctgcagtgtgtctGCAAATGTTAAGTGCACAGAAGATTGGTTTAAAGTATGTAAAGCACACTTTGCAATGCAAGGTTGTGGCATTACATGGGGGGAAATTTTGGCAGGTTTTCTGTACTTTTCATTTACCTGCCTTTATTAGAATGCTTATTTATCTGCAGTAAATGCATAACCTATGTTACTGCTGTAATTTATGCTTAAACAAATTTGAGGTCTTCAATATTTGCCAAGGTTATGCATTTACTGCCAGGCCCCTCAGAAGGGAATGCAGAAAGTGGATGGTCTGCTGCTGTTCTTATTCTGTGGAAAACAGCAAGTGAAGTGGAATGTGTGAGAGCGAGAAAATGACTCAGAGGAATGTTGAAAGCCCCTGCAGtttatgaaaaatgtttctAGCATCGCTCTAGCAACCACCTGAGCCCTGCTAAAACAGAAGCTCAGTGTCGGGTTATGCTCCCTAACATATAAAATCAGCCAATTTTTCAGTGAAATCAGTCGCTATGTAACACATTAACATCGGCAGCCAAATTGGAGCTACATACTGTAAGccaaagcaggaaatgtttctgACTTGAGGCATTGCAGGAGTCAAATGGAGTGACATGAATTTCAGGATTACAGGTCAAGGGTCAGTCATGTCCAGGAAGTCTTTCTCAGGAGGGGGCCCACCCCGGTACCAGCTACAGGTTGTGTCAGAGCGGCGGATGCAGGCGTACTGCCGAGCCTGCTCCCCATTTAGGCTGTTATCCAGCAGCCAGTCAGTCCACAAGCACTCGTTTTCTCCTGTAGACGCACACGGCACCGTGTAACAGGTGTTGATCTGAGGAGAGAAGAGTATTTGTTCACTCATCTTGTCAGTTCCTGAAATTAGCCTCCTCTGTACTGTGAAGTTTTGTGAGGTGAAAGTTGGAAGAAAACTGGAAGATGATATGAACAGAGTGCCTTTATAGACACATGATGCCATCAACAAGTGTTgatcaggaagaaaaaaatcacaagacacatgaaaatattttgttcCCAAGTGGAAAGGAAGTTTAAGACAGAGTGAAAAGTGAGAGGTGACTGTTTCTGAAGCCGAAGCTCAGTACAACAGATAGCTGATTGAGAcaaagataaatatatattaacGAAGAAAGAACAATCTTGACTCACTCTGCACTCACAGCCCATCTGGTATCTGTAGTTGAGATTCTTCTTTTGTGAGAGCGATAAGTTGTCCCAGGACTCCACCAGGTCACACTGGCCAATAGAAATCCTCCCATCACTCCACATACTTCCTGTTTAGTAACATCACAACACCGGCATTGAAAATTTAATCTTGCATTCAGCATATAAACTTGTCATATAAACATGTCACCCTGTTTAACAGCGTCAGTCCTTGTAAtaatatgaatgtaaatgttataaaaactaacaaaaacttTAATAGTAAACACTAGATCACAGCTCCATCCTATTAAGATGAACAGCTAAAACAATTTAGTTTGAATAATCTAACTATGACTGCTATAAATATGTCCAATATTTTTGGTTACAACACATCTGCTTGTTAACAGAAAAGCCATTTGGGGCAACAcaatcccaccactgccactTTTGGCTTTACTGCAGTAGCAAGTAGACTGCCTTTTTCCTCCTAAAAGTAccaaataaaaagcaaatattgCCTACTGTACCTGAGAGCAgataccctgctttattgttGGAGTCCAGTTTGACTCCACACAGCGAGGAGAAGACTGGAGTGTACACATACTGGATATCCTTGGCCTTGTCGAACCCTTTGAACATCTGAACACAGAGACGTTCAGGGTGAACAGAGTAgaaagttcaagttcaagttttaAGGAAAGGAGAGGTACAAATTTAggaatttacatttttgcagtGCAAAGAGGAATTATTAAGGGActaaagcacattttaaatgtactaTACgtgattagttgccaactattaaatttatcgccaactattttgacaatcaattaatcattttgactcattttctaagaaaatttccaaattcactgattccagcctctcagatgtgaatattttcctctatgataataaacttaatgtctttgggttgtagactgttggtcaggacaaaacaatacatttgaggacgtcaccttgggctttgggaaacagttaccaacatttttcaccattttctgacattttatagactaaacaactaatcgattaatcgagaaaataatagacagattaatcaataatgaaaataatcgttagttgcagccctacatgaAATACAGCGTGTGTAGCAGCAGCAAAAACTGGTTGTAATTGTGAAATGTGGATTT
It encodes:
- the LOC122980305 gene encoding metalloproteinase inhibitor 4-like is translated as MAMSQERSVCLGLWVLLLLGAGMEERVEGCSCNPAHPQQLFCSAEIVIRAKISGEKIVSPSNSSSPYMKMIQYEIKMIKMFKGFDKAKDIQYVYTPVFSSLCGVKLDSNNKAGYLLSGSMWSDGRISIGQCDLVESWDNLSLSQKKNLNYRYQMGCECRINTCYTVPCASTGENECLWTDWLLDNSLNGEQARQYACIRRSDTTCSWYRGGPPPEKDFLDMTDP